The Bacillota bacterium genome contains a region encoding:
- a CDS encoding ABC transporter ATP-binding protein: MSALILCEKMNKYYKRGSEVVRALHEVDLRVDEGEFISVMGPSGSGKTSLLNLIGCLDTPSSGSYIFDGKQTAQLSERALGHIRRQGIGFVFQQFFLLSTLTVKENVELPLLFGRARDRNPVIEVLDMVGLRHRQGHLPRELSGGEMQRVAIARALVNNPRLLLADEPTGNLDSANADRVMELFRQLNAGGITVIMVTHNSDLARQAERTITIRDGRIRGECEQWERE; encoded by the coding sequence GTGAGCGCTCTGATCCTCTGTGAGAAGATGAACAAGTACTATAAGCGGGGCAGCGAAGTCGTGCGCGCGCTGCACGAGGTAGATCTGCGCGTGGATGAGGGCGAGTTCATCTCCGTGATGGGCCCTTCGGGTTCTGGTAAGACAAGTCTTCTAAACCTCATCGGATGCCTCGATACACCCTCTTCAGGCAGCTACATTTTTGACGGAAAGCAGACGGCCCAGCTAAGCGAGAGAGCACTCGGGCACATCAGAAGGCAGGGCATCGGCTTTGTGTTCCAGCAGTTCTTCCTCTTATCTACGCTGACTGTGAAGGAAAACGTCGAGCTCCCGCTTCTGTTCGGGAGAGCGCGTGACAGAAACCCCGTGATAGAAGTGCTGGATATGGTGGGTCTCAGGCACAGGCAGGGACATCTGCCCCGGGAGCTGAGCGGGGGTGAGATGCAGAGAGTCGCCATTGCACGGGCCCTGGTGAACAACCCAAGACTCCTGCTTGCTGATGAGCCCACGGGAAACCTGGATTCGGCCAACGCAGACAGGGTGATGGAACTCTTCAGGCAGCTGAACGCAGGCGGAATTACGGTGATCATGGTCACTCACAACAGTGATCTTGCCCGCCAGGCGGAGCGTACCATCACGATACGTGACGGAAGGATAAGAGGTGAATGTGAACAATGGGAAAGGGAGTAA